One genomic segment of Catalinimonas alkaloidigena includes these proteins:
- a CDS encoding cold-shock protein, which produces MKKQREKKKQKKKEEKMQRKQERQENSSGGALDEMVAYVDEYGNITSTPPEEDDLSASQRKNPNSKDPLKK; this is translated from the coding sequence ATGAAGAAACAACGCGAGAAGAAAAAGCAAAAGAAGAAAGAGGAAAAAATGCAGCGTAAGCAAGAGAGACAGGAGAATTCTAGTGGAGGAGCTCTTGATGAGATGGTAGCCTATGTTGATGAATACGGAAATATTACCTCAACTCCTCCCGAAGAAGATGATCTTTCTGCTTCACAAAGAAAAAACCCTAACAGCAAAGATCCTCTAAAAAAGTAA
- a CDS encoding SgcJ/EcaC family oxidoreductase: MKYSEADSPESIPQIFVEAWNQRDAIKLASIFDKDAEFINVTGLWWHNRKDIEKAHDYGLRTIFNESTLKLVQTRVKYLDENIAVVQARMRLSGQTPTDEVSDPGIRRNIFTFVVHRSAQEWSVASAQNTDIIPNMETHVRDEYGQLKPVDYRMFGK; the protein is encoded by the coding sequence ATGAAATACAGTGAAGCCGATAGTCCGGAAAGCATTCCGCAAATCTTCGTAGAAGCATGGAACCAGCGTGATGCTATCAAATTAGCTTCCATATTTGATAAGGATGCTGAGTTTATCAATGTAACCGGACTGTGGTGGCACAATCGTAAGGACATTGAAAAAGCCCATGATTATGGATTGCGAACCATTTTTAATGAGTCAACTTTAAAGCTGGTTCAAACCAGAGTGAAGTATTTAGATGAAAACATTGCCGTAGTGCAGGCCAGGATGAGATTAAGTGGACAAACACCTACTGATGAAGTATCAGATCCGGGCATTCGTCGCAATATTTTTACATTTGTTGTACATCGCTCGGCGCAGGAATGGTCTGTAGCATCAGCACAGAATACAGACATCATCCCCAATATGGAAACCCATGTCAGGGATGAATATGGTCAATTAAAACCAGTAGATTACCGTATGTTTGGCAAATGA
- a CDS encoding MBL fold metallo-hydrolase, whose product MLSWIVLGIILLLIIIGVLFLNLNPVFGGKADTTLQERFVKSGHYKDGKFVNLITTTMDMKVGDYAGLIADYFKGTPNSQPDGVLPVRPLDSVDLVANADKPSRITWFGHSAILLELEGKNIFIDPMLGDSPSPLPWLGSKRYSDLPIAIEKLPALDAVIISHDHYDHLDYGSILKLKDKVGNFYVPLGVGAHLRSWGVSDDKIHELNWWDQIQMNELTLVCAPARHFSGRGVLDRDQTLWSSWIISSPSTNIYFSGDSGYGPHFAEIGERYGPFDFAMMECGQYDSRWEAIHMMPEQTVQAGIDLKAELIMPIHWGAFTLALHSWTDPVERATAKAQQSGVAVATPIIGEAMILEKNTYSNSRWWESVGNE is encoded by the coding sequence ATGCTGAGTTGGATTGTATTAGGAATAATATTACTATTGATCATAATCGGTGTGCTTTTCTTGAACCTGAATCCGGTTTTTGGAGGAAAAGCAGATACAACTCTGCAAGAGCGATTTGTAAAATCAGGTCATTATAAGGATGGTAAGTTTGTCAATCTAATTACTACCACTATGGATATGAAGGTAGGAGATTATGCGGGCCTGATAGCAGACTATTTTAAAGGAACACCTAATAGCCAACCAGATGGTGTGCTACCGGTAAGACCTCTGGACTCAGTAGATTTGGTCGCAAATGCTGATAAACCATCCCGCATCACCTGGTTTGGACATTCAGCTATCCTCTTAGAACTGGAAGGTAAAAATATCTTTATAGACCCTATGCTGGGTGACTCTCCTTCGCCTTTGCCCTGGCTGGGGAGCAAGCGTTATAGCGATTTACCAATTGCCATTGAAAAGTTACCCGCATTGGATGCAGTGATTATCTCTCACGACCATTACGATCACCTGGACTATGGTTCGATCCTGAAGCTCAAAGACAAAGTAGGTAATTTTTATGTTCCTCTCGGCGTTGGAGCACATTTGAGATCCTGGGGCGTGAGCGATGATAAAATCCATGAACTTAACTGGTGGGATCAAATTCAAATGAATGAACTGACCTTGGTTTGCGCTCCCGCCCGGCATTTTTCCGGTAGGGGGGTGCTGGACCGTGACCAGACACTCTGGAGTTCGTGGATAATCAGTTCTCCCTCCACTAATATTTATTTCAGCGGTGACAGCGGCTATGGTCCGCATTTCGCAGAGATAGGAGAACGCTACGGTCCCTTTGACTTTGCCATGATGGAATGTGGACAATATGATTCCCGCTGGGAAGCTATTCATATGATGCCTGAGCAGACAGTACAGGCTGGTATTGATTTAAAAGCTGAGCTGATCATGCCCATCCACTGGGGTGCGTTTACCCTTGCTTTGCATAGCTGGACTGATCCGGTAGAAAGGGCAACGGCAAAGGCTCAGCAATCAGGAGTAGCTGTTGCCACGCCTATTATTGGAGAGGCTATGATACTGGAAAAAAATACGTATTCAAACAGCCGCTGGTGGGAAAGTGTTGGTAATGAATAA
- a CDS encoding matrixin family metalloprotease, with the protein MMVINAHASNAELSALDEAKYDLIIGITDSALTIGKQYRPAMTIRGLADPDARVLSLSTYKLRQESVNSDEFTINLSKVVKHEIGHVLGLRHCEESENCLMRNGFHFAYTTIDFCPACEEKIDIRYLKIRSKNQ; encoded by the coding sequence ATGATGGTGATCAATGCTCATGCCAGCAATGCTGAACTGTCAGCCCTGGATGAAGCTAAGTATGACCTGATCATCGGCATCACCGATAGCGCCCTGACAATTGGTAAGCAGTATAGGCCCGCTATGACCATTAGGGGGCTGGCGGATCCTGATGCAAGAGTGCTTAGCCTTTCTACCTATAAACTCAGGCAGGAGTCGGTCAACAGTGATGAGTTTACTATAAACTTATCTAAGGTTGTCAAACATGAAATAGGGCATGTGTTAGGATTAAGACATTGTGAAGAAAGTGAAAATTGTCTGATGCGTAATGGCTTTCATTTCGCCTACACGACTATAGATTTCTGCCCTGCATGTGAAGAGAAAATTGATATACGCTATTTAAAGATTCGTAGTAAAAATCAATAA
- a CDS encoding VOC family protein — MKLGAFSVSLNVKDIKASKIFYEKLGFKVFAGDIEKNYLIMKNEDTLIGLFQGMFENNILTFNPGWDQNAAQVEPFDDVREIQKSLKAEGVKLESEADENTSGPANFMVIDPDGNMILIDQHV, encoded by the coding sequence ATGAAATTAGGAGCATTTTCAGTTAGCTTGAATGTAAAGGATATCAAAGCTTCCAAAATATTCTATGAAAAACTCGGCTTTAAAGTTTTTGCCGGAGATATAGAGAAGAATTACCTCATTATGAAAAATGAAGATACCCTTATCGGTCTCTTTCAGGGAATGTTTGAAAACAACATACTTACTTTTAATCCGGGTTGGGATCAGAATGCAGCCCAGGTAGAACCCTTTGATGACGTAAGGGAGATCCAAAAATCCCTGAAGGCAGAAGGAGTGAAGCTTGAAAGTGAAGCCGATGAAAATACTTCCGGTCCTGCGAACTTCATGGTAATTGACCCCGATGGCAATATGATCCTTATTGACCAGCATGTTTGA
- a CDS encoding amidohydrolase family protein, with protein sequence MRTFCNLPEHSFVFLLIFSSLFFLNACSNSPKQSQKVYTVFVGAKLLDGKGGPSISDGVLLISEGRIEAVGSRSDVEIPEHAKVIDLSGKIVIPGLINSHAHVGYEGSMQAKDYAEDNIVDQLKLYASYGITTVISLGEDHPAAVSLRDEVDTISSPGRARLYIAGAVVTGDTPQEAIRMVDNNVKMGVDFIKIRVDDNLGSSKKMPEDVYQTVINRSHDYNLMLAAHMYYLEDAKSLVGAGADFLAHSVRDQEVDATLINLLKAEEVCYCPTLTRDLSTYVYEGVPAFFNDPFFLQSVDSLEIAALTAPERQEQVRENPDNETYKEALQMAKRNLKILSDSGVTIAMGTDSGVPTRFQGYFEHLEMNMMAEAGMQPMEILLSATRNPAQCLGLEDVGTLEPGHWADFVVLNQDPLEDIRHLRSIASVWIGGEEVER encoded by the coding sequence ATGAGAACCTTCTGTAATTTGCCCGAACATTCTTTCGTTTTTCTGCTGATCTTTTCTTCTTTATTTTTTCTCAATGCTTGCAGCAATTCACCCAAGCAAAGCCAAAAGGTCTATACTGTTTTTGTGGGCGCCAAACTCTTAGATGGTAAAGGCGGACCCTCAATTTCTGATGGTGTTTTACTGATCAGCGAGGGGCGGATTGAAGCGGTAGGTAGCAGATCTGATGTGGAGATTCCTGAACACGCAAAAGTGATAGACTTAAGTGGAAAAATAGTGATCCCGGGCCTGATAAACAGCCATGCGCATGTCGGCTATGAAGGTAGCATGCAGGCTAAGGATTATGCAGAAGATAATATTGTAGACCAACTGAAGCTCTATGCAAGCTATGGAATTACCACAGTGATCAGTTTGGGAGAAGATCATCCGGCAGCAGTTTCTCTTAGGGATGAGGTGGATACGATAAGCTCACCAGGTAGAGCCCGCTTGTATATCGCTGGCGCGGTCGTCACCGGAGATACACCGCAGGAAGCTATTCGTATGGTTGACAATAATGTGAAGATGGGTGTAGACTTTATCAAGATCAGGGTAGACGATAATTTGGGAAGCAGTAAGAAAATGCCTGAGGATGTATATCAGACGGTAATCAATCGTTCTCATGACTATAACCTTATGCTGGCTGCTCATATGTACTACCTTGAAGATGCTAAAAGTCTGGTGGGTGCAGGCGCAGATTTTCTCGCACATAGTGTCCGCGATCAGGAAGTAGACGCTACCCTGATTAACCTGCTCAAAGCTGAAGAAGTATGTTATTGTCCTACACTTACACGTGACCTTTCGACCTATGTATATGAGGGTGTACCTGCTTTTTTTAATGACCCTTTTTTTCTTCAGAGTGTTGACAGCCTGGAAATTGCAGCATTGACAGCACCGGAAAGACAGGAGCAGGTGAGAGAAAACCCTGATAATGAAACTTACAAAGAGGCGCTGCAAATGGCAAAGCGCAATTTGAAGATACTTTCTGACAGCGGCGTGACCATCGCTATGGGTACAGATAGTGGTGTGCCTACCCGCTTCCAGGGCTATTTTGAGCATCTGGAAATGAACATGATGGCTGAGGCAGGAATGCAGCCCATGGAAATCCTGCTATCAGCGACAAGAAACCCGGCGCAATGTCTGGGGCTGGAAGATGTCGGTACACTGGAGCCAGGTCACTGGGCAGATTTTGTGGTACTGAATCAGGATCCATTGGAAGACATCAGACATCTGAGAAGTATCGCTTCAGTTTGGATAGGTGGGGAAGAGGTTGAGCGGTAA
- a CDS encoding YdeI/OmpD-associated family protein yields the protein MESDKRVEAYIDRHQDKKEMLLMLRDLLLDSELQETIKWGIPCYTWDGKNVIGMAAFKAYAALWFYQGALLTDKHNVLINAQEGKTQALRQWRFTSSAEVDSQTVKVYIQEAVKHQKEGKVVNLRKPKVIAVPPILKSKLNDDQTLAKAFHALSAAKQREYSEYIMQAKRENTRIKRLEKVIPMILEGRGLNDRYKKV from the coding sequence ATGGAAAGTGATAAACGAGTAGAAGCATACATTGATCGTCATCAGGATAAAAAAGAGATGCTCTTGATGCTCAGAGACCTCCTGCTGGATAGTGAATTGCAGGAGACGATCAAGTGGGGGATACCCTGTTACACATGGGATGGCAAAAATGTCATTGGCATGGCAGCATTTAAAGCTTATGCGGCATTATGGTTTTATCAGGGCGCGTTGCTTACCGACAAACACAATGTGCTGATCAACGCACAGGAAGGGAAAACTCAGGCGCTTCGTCAATGGCGCTTTACTTCTTCAGCAGAAGTTGATTCCCAAACTGTGAAGGTATATATTCAGGAAGCGGTCAAGCATCAGAAGGAAGGTAAAGTTGTAAACCTGCGTAAGCCTAAGGTAATTGCTGTCCCTCCAATTTTAAAAAGTAAATTAAACGATGATCAGACGCTGGCAAAAGCATTTCACGCGCTTAGTGCTGCAAAACAAAGAGAATATTCGGAGTATATAATGCAGGCTAAAAGGGAGAATACCAGAATAAAAAGACTGGAAAAGGTCATTCCGATGATTCTGGAAGGGAGAGGGCTGAATGACCGATATAAAAAAGTTTAA
- the proC gene encoding pyrroline-5-carboxylate reductase, with protein MSKKIAILGGGNLGQSIALGLISTGNYNHGDVIVTRRKIHGVDDLLQKGVDVITDNVKAVTQSELVFLCVQPKQLHSLLDQIKSVLSAQQHVLISTITGVAIEEIEARVGDNFPIIRAMPNTAIAIRESMTCMATRKATESQLESVQAIFNVMGRTLVIEEELMAAATVLGASGIAFALRFIRAAAQGGIEMGFDADEAQAIAMQTCRGAASLLIESGRHPESEIDRVTTPRGCTIAGLNEMEHNGLSSALIKGIVASHKKIANIKKQVS; from the coding sequence ATGAGTAAGAAAATAGCGATACTAGGGGGGGGGAACCTTGGACAATCCATTGCCCTGGGTCTGATAAGTACAGGCAATTACAATCATGGCGATGTGATCGTGACCCGCCGAAAAATACATGGAGTTGATGATCTGCTACAAAAAGGAGTAGATGTCATTACTGATAATGTGAAAGCTGTAACCCAATCTGAACTTGTATTTCTATGTGTACAACCTAAGCAGTTGCACAGCTTATTGGATCAGATCAAGTCTGTACTCAGTGCACAGCAGCACGTACTGATTTCTACAATTACCGGCGTTGCCATAGAAGAAATTGAGGCCAGAGTCGGGGATAACTTTCCTATCATCCGTGCCATGCCCAATACAGCCATCGCTATCCGTGAGTCTATGACATGCATGGCGACACGTAAGGCTACTGAAAGTCAGTTAGAAAGTGTCCAGGCCATCTTTAATGTAATGGGCCGTACGCTGGTAATAGAAGAAGAATTAATGGCTGCCGCTACGGTATTGGGAGCAAGTGGTATTGCGTTCGCGCTTCGGTTTATACGTGCTGCGGCACAGGGAGGTATTGAAATGGGATTTGATGCCGATGAGGCACAGGCTATTGCAATGCAGACCTGCCGGGGAGCAGCTTCATTGCTGATAGAAAGTGGACGTCATCCCGAATCAGAAATTGACCGGGTAACTACACCGCGGGGTTGTACCATTGCGGGGCTTAACGAAATGGAGCATAATGGTCTGAGTTCAGCCTTGATCAAAGGTATTGTTGCCTCCCATAAAAAGATTGCCAACATCAAAAAACAGGTGTCATAA
- the argC gene encoding N-acetyl-gamma-glutamyl-phosphate reductase — MEKISVGIVGGAGYTAGELLRLLIHHPQTEISFVHSKSNTGNPISDVHTDLLGDLELTFTDSLSYDIDVLFLCVGHGEAKVFWNENEVPAKVKVIDLSQDFRLDAEGNDFVYGLPELNKHKIKEANHIANPGCFATCLQLGVLPLAYAGWLKDDVHVNAITGSTGAGQKPSATSHFSWRNNNVSVYKAFEHQHLKEINQSIYGLQPDFDAKLMFLPMRGDFTRGIYASLYTKIEQPFEAIKTLYNTFYADAPFVHVSESNPHLKQIVNTNKGIIYLQQYEDTLLIISMIDNLLKGASGQAVHNMNLMFGLEETTGLALKASFF; from the coding sequence ATGGAGAAAATTAGTGTAGGAATAGTAGGTGGGGCAGGTTACACAGCAGGAGAATTACTTCGTTTACTAATCCACCATCCTCAGACAGAAATTTCTTTTGTTCATAGTAAAAGTAATACCGGAAATCCTATCAGCGATGTGCATACTGATTTGTTAGGTGACCTGGAGCTTACCTTTACAGATAGCTTGTCTTACGATATAGACGTACTTTTCCTCTGTGTTGGTCATGGAGAGGCAAAAGTATTCTGGAATGAGAACGAAGTTCCTGCGAAAGTGAAAGTGATTGACCTAAGCCAGGATTTTAGATTAGATGCTGAAGGCAACGATTTTGTATATGGCCTACCTGAACTAAACAAGCATAAAATCAAAGAAGCTAACCATATTGCCAATCCTGGTTGTTTTGCGACCTGCCTTCAGTTAGGTGTACTTCCTTTGGCTTATGCCGGATGGCTTAAGGACGATGTACATGTAAATGCAATCACCGGCTCAACCGGGGCCGGTCAGAAACCATCGGCAACTTCTCACTTTAGCTGGAGGAATAATAATGTGTCTGTTTACAAAGCCTTTGAGCATCAGCATCTAAAAGAAATAAACCAAAGTATTTATGGTTTACAGCCTGACTTTGATGCTAAGCTGATGTTTTTGCCGATGCGAGGTGATTTCACCAGAGGAATATATGCTTCTCTTTATACCAAGATAGAGCAGCCTTTTGAAGCAATCAAAACGCTTTATAATACTTTCTACGCAGATGCTCCTTTTGTCCATGTATCTGAGAGCAATCCTCACCTGAAGCAGATAGTTAATACAAACAAGGGCATTATCTACCTGCAACAATATGAAGATACGCTCCTGATCATTAGCATGATTGATAACTTGTTGAAAGGAGCTTCTGGTCAGGCAGTTCATAACATGAACCTGATGTTTGGCCTGGAAGAAACTACCGGCTTGGCGCTAAAAGCGAGCTTCTTCTAA
- a CDS encoding argininosuccinate synthase, protein MAIEKAENQGNNMKLVLAFSGGLDTSYCVKYLSEQGYEVHSVIVNTGGFSKEELDEIAQKAEMLEVKQHSTIDETDNFYQKCLRFLIYGNVLRNNTYPLSVSAERVFQAIAIVEHAKAIGAKFIAHGSTGAGNDQVRFDLIFSILAPDISIITPIRDQRLSRQEEVAYLQAKGVDVNWEKAKYSINKGLWGTSVGGQETLTSNQSLPEEAYPSQLEEKSPKSVKLKFEEGELKGIDSQGFSNPVEAILKLQELAAPYAIGRDIHVGDTIIGIKGRVGFEAAAPLIIIKAHHLLEKHTLAKWQQYWKEQLANWYGMMLHEGQYLDPVMRDMEAFMEHSQKRVTGTVEVKLLPYRFELIGIESKYDLMASKYGQYGEMNLAWSGEDVKGFTKIFSNQNKIYHAYNDGEN, encoded by the coding sequence ATGGCTATAGAAAAAGCTGAAAATCAGGGAAATAACATGAAATTAGTCCTAGCTTTCAGTGGTGGGCTTGATACGTCTTATTGCGTCAAGTATCTATCTGAACAGGGATATGAAGTGCATTCGGTAATCGTCAATACCGGGGGTTTTTCTAAAGAAGAATTAGATGAAATTGCGCAAAAGGCAGAAATGCTTGAGGTTAAGCAACATAGCACGATTGATGAAACCGATAATTTCTACCAGAAATGCCTCCGTTTTCTTATATATGGTAATGTACTGAGGAACAATACCTACCCGCTTTCGGTATCTGCGGAAAGAGTTTTTCAGGCGATTGCAATTGTAGAACACGCCAAGGCGATAGGCGCTAAGTTTATCGCGCATGGGAGCACTGGAGCAGGTAATGATCAGGTTCGCTTTGATTTGATATTCAGTATTTTAGCTCCTGATATATCAATCATTACTCCAATACGTGATCAGCGACTTTCACGGCAGGAAGAAGTTGCTTACTTGCAAGCCAAAGGGGTGGATGTGAACTGGGAAAAGGCCAAATACTCCATTAACAAAGGACTTTGGGGTACAAGTGTAGGGGGGCAGGAGACTTTGACTTCCAATCAGTCATTACCGGAGGAAGCGTATCCAAGCCAACTGGAGGAGAAATCGCCTAAATCAGTTAAACTAAAATTTGAAGAGGGGGAGCTTAAAGGTATTGATTCACAAGGCTTTAGCAATCCGGTCGAAGCGATACTAAAACTCCAGGAATTAGCTGCTCCTTATGCGATAGGGCGTGATATTCACGTTGGAGATACGATCATAGGAATCAAGGGTAGGGTAGGATTTGAGGCAGCAGCCCCGCTGATCATCATTAAAGCACATCACTTACTGGAAAAGCATACATTAGCCAAATGGCAGCAGTACTGGAAAGAGCAGCTTGCCAACTGGTACGGAATGATGTTACATGAAGGTCAGTATCTGGATCCTGTAATGCGTGACATGGAGGCTTTCATGGAGCATTCTCAGAAGAGAGTGACCGGAACAGTGGAAGTGAAGCTTTTACCCTATCGTTTTGAATTGATTGGGATAGAATCTAAATATGATTTGATGGCTTCTAAATATGGTCAGTATGGTGAAATGAATCTCGCCTGGTCAGGTGAAGATGTAAAAGGCTTTACTAAAATATTTTCTAATCAGAATAAAATTTATCACGCTTACAACGATGGAGAAAATTAG
- a CDS encoding GNAT family N-acetyltransferase, whose protein sequence is MNISIQVATEKDTQYAETISVMIEDAARKRGTGISKRPPEYIRRKIMEGKAIIALEQNTVAGFCYIETWGHNKYIANSGLIVNEDYRKHGLATKIKKAAFKLSRKKYPDAKLFGITTSLAVMKINSDLGYRPVTFSELTTDDEFWKGCQSCPNFDILTRNNRSNCLCTAMLYDPTPKSSQKQKESSSSTRQNVRDHLKKYERWLRLKQHSFLKKYTQKKVLVS, encoded by the coding sequence ATGAATATTTCTATTCAAGTAGCTACTGAGAAAGATACACAATACGCAGAAACGATCAGCGTAATGATTGAAGATGCTGCCCGAAAACGAGGAACAGGCATCTCCAAAAGACCCCCCGAATACATCCGGAGAAAAATCATGGAAGGAAAGGCGATCATTGCGCTGGAACAAAATACGGTAGCAGGATTCTGCTATATTGAAACCTGGGGGCACAATAAATATATCGCGAATTCCGGACTGATTGTCAATGAAGATTACAGAAAGCATGGGCTAGCCACAAAAATTAAAAAGGCTGCATTTAAGCTTTCCCGGAAAAAATATCCGGATGCCAAACTGTTTGGTATTACAACCAGTCTGGCAGTAATGAAAATTAATTCTGATTTGGGATATCGTCCGGTGACATTTTCAGAATTAACAACGGATGATGAGTTCTGGAAAGGTTGCCAGAGTTGTCCCAATTTTGATATACTGACTAGAAACAATCGTAGTAATTGCCTGTGTACTGCCATGCTTTATGACCCAACTCCCAAGAGCAGTCAAAAACAAAAAGAAAGCAGCTCAAGCACTCGCCAGAATGTCAGGGACCATCTCAAGAAGTATGAGCGCTGGCTAAGGCTGAAGCAACACTCCTTTTTGAAAAAATATACGCAGAAGAAAGTACTCGTTAGTTAA
- the pdeM gene encoding ligase-associated DNA damage response endonuclease PdeM → MGTDKAITKNSISITIKGQQLMLLAEKAIFWVEKSYLILTDVHLGKAGHFRKAGIPIPSSIHEADLQNLQKLVYRYKPKCILILGDLFHSEINLEWNIFRRFLDNNATYQFVLVKGNHDILPEDAYREDNLKVYEESWTIAPFYFTHHPMESAPEQLYYMAGHVHPGYKVRGKAGQSIKFPSFHFAKEGALLPAFGKFTGCVHVPKKQQDQVFIVVPALKKQYKLMKV, encoded by the coding sequence ATGGGTACGGACAAAGCAATCACTAAAAACTCAATCAGCATAACGATCAAAGGGCAACAATTAATGCTCTTAGCGGAAAAAGCTATTTTCTGGGTTGAAAAATCATACCTGATACTCACTGACGTGCATCTGGGAAAAGCCGGTCATTTCAGGAAGGCAGGCATTCCCATTCCCAGCAGTATCCATGAAGCTGACCTCCAAAATCTACAAAAGTTAGTTTATCGTTATAAGCCGAAATGTATACTTATTTTAGGTGACCTCTTTCATAGTGAAATTAATTTGGAGTGGAATATATTCCGGCGCTTTTTGGACAATAACGCTACCTATCAATTTGTATTGGTGAAGGGGAACCATGACATCCTGCCGGAAGATGCCTACCGGGAAGACAATTTGAAAGTGTATGAAGAATCATGGACCATAGCTCCTTTCTATTTTACCCATCACCCTATGGAAAGTGCACCTGAGCAGTTGTATTATATGGCTGGACATGTACATCCCGGTTATAAGGTCAGAGGTAAAGCCGGTCAGAGTATCAAATTTCCCAGCTTTCACTTTGCGAAAGAAGGCGCACTCTTACCTGCTTTTGGTAAATTTACCGGATGTGTGCATGTACCCAAAAAGCAGCAGGATCAAGTATTCATCGTAGTTCCTGCACTCAAAAAGCAATATAAACTCATGAAAGTTTAG
- a CDS encoding cupin domain-containing protein has translation MDNIVQEAEKIISRRIGDHGNFPNNPTLPLLLYKQSLHINEGDAESVEEVFAKNDWGNSWRNGIYGYHHYHSTAHEVLGIYSGSAKVQLGGPDGIKYEVKTGDVIIIPAGVAHKKLGATADFACVGAYPPGQHFDMNYGKSDERPRVDENIKSLSLPKTDPVYGDEGELIRNWHSS, from the coding sequence ATGGATAATATTGTTCAGGAAGCAGAAAAAATCATCTCCAGAAGAATTGGTGATCACGGTAACTTTCCCAACAACCCGACATTACCTTTACTGCTCTATAAGCAATCTCTACATATTAATGAAGGTGATGCCGAAAGTGTGGAAGAAGTCTTTGCGAAAAACGATTGGGGTAATTCATGGAGAAATGGTATTTATGGTTACCATCATTACCACAGCACTGCCCACGAGGTGCTTGGCATCTACAGTGGAAGTGCAAAAGTTCAATTAGGAGGTCCTGATGGTATAAAGTATGAAGTCAAAACTGGGGATGTTATTATCATACCCGCTGGGGTAGCACATAAGAAACTGGGGGCTACAGCAGACTTTGCCTGCGTGGGCGCCTATCCTCCCGGTCAGCATTTTGACATGAATTATGGCAAATCAGATGAAAGACCTAGGGTAGATGAAAATATAAAATCTCTTTCATTGCCTAAAACTGATCCGGTCTACGGAGATGAAGGAGAGCTAATACGAAATTGGCATTCAAGCTAA
- a CDS encoding potassium channel family protein produces MSEALCQWLGIVLLIGVILDIIITTLSPQGAGFFSKFIISGVWKIFLRACGKKGDQPILDYYPTIVSVIMLTFWIALLWFSNALILISDQNSVLTTNRIPTSYIEKIYYTGYTISTLGNGEFIPGSNFWMIYTNFLAFTGLLMITIGITYLVPLLQGEIQRRTLCLHIASFGDSVERILIQNWNGRDFSNLTDHFDDLRQEIFYLGQNHKAYPILHHSHSHIKHRSTSITISMLDEALTIMMHCIPQNHWPNKTSIRSLRFAITSYLSTLNSAFITPAKETPPSPDFEKLKHAGIPVTSDENSLRDCYEDFTDRRKLLLGLLHTDGWQWKDLNFNTLSIDE; encoded by the coding sequence ATGTCTGAAGCACTTTGTCAGTGGCTGGGTATTGTCTTACTCATCGGTGTTATTTTGGATATAATCATAACTACCCTCTCACCACAAGGAGCAGGTTTTTTCTCAAAATTCATTATCAGTGGTGTCTGGAAAATTTTTCTCAGAGCCTGTGGCAAAAAGGGGGATCAACCTATACTAGATTATTATCCTACCATTGTATCAGTCATCATGCTCACTTTCTGGATCGCATTACTTTGGTTCAGTAATGCATTGATTCTCATCTCAGATCAAAATTCAGTATTAACTACTAACCGTATACCCACATCCTATATTGAAAAAATCTATTATACCGGCTATACCATCTCTACGCTTGGTAATGGTGAATTTATTCCCGGTTCTAATTTCTGGATGATATACACTAATTTTTTGGCGTTTACAGGTTTGCTTATGATCACAATAGGCATCACGTATCTGGTCCCCTTACTTCAAGGAGAAATACAGAGGAGAACCTTGTGTTTACATATTGCCTCTTTTGGCGATTCGGTAGAAAGGATTCTCATCCAAAATTGGAATGGAAGAGATTTTAGTAATTTGACTGATCATTTTGATGATCTGAGACAGGAAATATTTTACCTGGGCCAAAACCATAAAGCGTACCCCATATTACATCACTCTCATAGCCATATCAAACATCGCTCTACATCAATTACCATCTCTATGCTGGATGAGGCCCTTACGATTATGATGCATTGTATTCCTCAAAATCACTGGCCTAACAAAACTTCTATAAGATCACTGCGCTTTGCGATAACTTCTTATCTGTCTACACTGAATAGCGCATTTATTACTCCAGCAAAAGAGACACCTCCTTCTCCGGATTTTGAAAAGCTGAAACATGCCGGTATTCCGGTAACTTCTGATGAAAACAGTTTGAGAGACTGTTATGAGGACTTTACTGACCGTAGAAAATTACTCTTAGGCCTTTTGCATACCGACGGATGGCAATGGAAAGATCTTAACTTTAATACCTTATCAATTGATGAATGA